Genomic segment of Verrucomicrobiota bacterium:
GCCTGGGGCTGCGTTGCTCCTCGGTCACAGCCCCACTGGCGGGGGATGCTCGCTCGTCGCGCCTTGCCCCAGGCCAAATTGGGCGCAACGAACGTGAGCGTATTTACGAAACGGACCACTAAGTCTAAGAAGAACTCGCCAAGTCCCGTGCGATTTGCGAGAAGAAATCCCTGCTTCATGAATGCGCTGCTCAAAATCTACGGTGCGGCGGTTTTCGTCGCGATCTCATCCTGGTTCGTTCAGCCTGTCGTCGCCGCCACAAAACCCAATGTCCTTTTCATGGTGTCGGATGACCTGGCGGCCCGGCTGGCGTGCTATGGCGATCCGCTCGTGAAATCGCCGAATATCGACCGGCTCGCGGCTCGCGGCGTGCGGTTCGACCGGGCCTATTGCCAGTTCCCGCTGTGCAATCCGTCGCGCGCCTCGTTCCTCACAGGGTTGCGGCCCGACACGATCCGTATTTACGAAAACGCCACGCACTTGCGAGAGACGTCGCCGCGCGTGCAGACGCTCGGACAGACTTTCATGCGCGCGGGCTATTACGTCGCGCGCATCGGCAAGCTCTACCATTACGGCGTTCCGGCGCACATCGGCACGGATAGCTACGACGATTTCCAGAGCTGGCATTACCGGTTCAATCCCCGGGGGCGCGACCGCGATGACGAGGACAAAATCATTTCCATTCAACCCAATGCCACCGGCCCGGGCCGATTTGGCGCCACCTTAAGCTGGCTGGCGGCGGAAGGCGCGGACACCGAGCAAACCGACGGCGAAGGCGCGACCCATGCCGTGGCGCTGCTGGAAAAACTTCAGAAACAGAACCGGCCGTTCTTCCTGGCGGTGGGCTTCTATCGCCCGCACACGCCGTATGTCGCGCCCCAAAAATGGTTTGAACTTTATCCGCCCGATCGCATCAACTTGCCCACCGTCCCGCCCGGTTATCGGAGCACGATTCCAAAGCCTGCCTTGCCGTTCAAACCGGTCGAGGATCGCATGACGGACGAGCAACGGCGCCTGGCCATCCAGGCTTACCACGCCTCCACCAGTTTCATGGACGCCCAGGTGGGCCGGGTGCTCGACGCGTTGGATCGCCTGGGATTGGCGCGCAACACGATTGTGGTTTTCTTCAGCGACCACGGTTATCACCTTTACGAGCACGGTTACTGGCAGAAGATGTCCATCTTTGAGAACGCCGCGCGCGTGCCGCTCATCCTCGCTTTGCCTGACGGAAAAAACGCCGGCCAGGTTTGTCCGCGACCTGTGGAATTGGTCGATTTGCACGCGACCCTCGCCGACCTCTGCGGCGTGCGCGCGCCGGGCAAACTCGACGGCAAAAGCCTGCGTCCGTTGCTCCAGAATCCCGAAGCGGCGTGGACCAAACCGGCCATCACGCAGGTCGCGCGGCAAGTAGAGCGTCCCGTGACCAACGGCATCCCCGAGTCGACCCGTGTCAAATTGATGGGTTACTCCATCCGAACCGAACGCTGGCGCTACACGGAATGGAACAGCGGCAAAAGCGGCGTCGAACTTTACGACCACGAACGCGATCCGCAGGAACTGAAGAACCTCGCCCAGGACGCCGCGCACGCGGACGTAATTCGGGAGTTGCGAAAACAGCTTCACCGCGCCGCGCCCGGAGCGGGCAAGCCGTTGGCCGCGCTCGCTCCGTAATGCTGCGCGCGCTTCAGAGACCTTCCCAGTCTGTTGACTTTGGACCGCGGTGGGGCCCACGAAACACACGAAAGGCACGAAAGGAGAAGGTGTTGACCTTCGAGACACGCTCACCGGTTAGGTGCGGATCGTTTCCTTCGCAACCCGTTTGGTTTGGGTGTTTCGTGTGTTTCGTGTGTTTCGTGGGCCCAACTGCTTTTTCCGTGCTGAACCACGTGCAGTTCTGAGCCCCCAATGCCGAAAACGGAACGAATCGCAGTCACGTCGACCGGCACGCAGGGCGAAATCGCGCACGGAGAGATTGAGCGCAGCGCGTGGACCGAAGCGGACGTTCGCAAGAAAGCGTTGCGCTTGGGGGGCGCGGTGTTGGTGGCCGCGGTCTTGATGATCCCGATCCCCCTGGTGCATTTTGTGGCGATCCCCGTGGCGCTGCTCGGAGCCCCGCTGGTCTTTTTCGCCGTGCGCAAGCTCTACTCCGGCGCGAGCGACATCAAGGGGCGGCACACCCTGCCCGTCGTGCGGCGGGACGCTCGACCTCCATTTTCAGATCGACCGCTGGCCGATCCACGAAGTGTGTCCCCATTGCCGGCACTCGATTGCGATCGATCGTCCGTAATTCTTGAGTGAAAGTGTGCAGTACAGCGTGCGCTTGCATTTGACCGGCCCCGCGTGCTATCGGAGTCTCAACGACATGAAGGCGGCTTCCGATACCCAACGCGGCTCGAACCGCGGGAACGAGATCAACGGCAGCAATGGTCTGTCCGCGACTTCGGAGTTCAACAACCGCCGTCTGATTGCTCGCGCCAAAGAGCGGCGCAGCAAGATGATCGCCTTCGGCTATTATGGCGGCAAATTCTCCCATCTCGATTTCATTTTACCGTTGTTGCCGACTTATTTTATCCATTTCTGCGAACCGTTTGGCGGTTCGGCAGCGGTCTTGATCAATCGTCCGCCCGCTCCAGCAGAGACCTACAATGACCTGGATTCAGAAGTCGTGAATTTCTTCCGGTGCCTCCGGGACGAGGGCGAGGAATTGGTCCGTCTGATTAGTCTGACGCCATTCTCAAGAGAGGAGCTCGTGAAGGCCTGCACTCCTGAACCCGGGTTGACGGCATTGGAACGGGCTCGCCGCTTCTTCGTTCGTGCGCGTCAGACTCGGACTGGACTTGCGCAGACAAGTTCCGAAGGCCGGTGGGCACACTGTGTTTTGACCTCGCGGGCCGGTATGGCGGGAGCGGTCTCTCGCTGGCTTGGGAGTGTCGAGGGGCTGCCTGAGATCGTGCAGCGACTTCAACGCGTCCAGATTGAGAATGCCCCGGCCACGGAGATCATCCAACGGTACGACTCGCCGAACACGCTCTTCTATTGCGACCCTCCGTACCCGCATGAGGCGCGTGGAGACGCCAAAGCGTACGGATTCGAGATGACGGATCGAGAACATGCCGATCTGGCTGAGGTGCTCCACGGAGTGCGCGGGGCTGTCGCTATTTCGGGCTATGATTGCGGGCTGATGAACCGGCTTTACCGAGGTTGGCGGCGCATCGACGCGGACACTCGGCTCTGCAATTCGTCCAAAGGCGAACGCACGGAGTCTGTGTGGCTGAATTATGATCCGGAACCCGATGAGGATTCCACGAATGTTCCGGGACGATGCCAGCAAGAAAGATATCCCCGGCTGGAATGTGCTGGTTGATATCTTGGAGCAGGTCGAGTCCAAGATCAAAGACATCCTTTTTGCGGCCCCAGAGATCAAGGCCGAAGCCAAAGCGCCACTTGAAGAGCGCGTCCAGACGGCATTCGCCAGTGGACAGAATCTGTATGTCTTTGACTTTTTTGAACTGGCTCGGGGCGTCTTGGCGCTAGCCGGGGAAAGGATGCGAACGGTGTTCCTGAGTAAAGTTGGAGAGCACCTTGATACCTGGAGCCCCCAGCCTTCGCATAGGCAGGCCTGGAAAAAGCTCTTGGAGTCCATTTAGGACAAATCCGCAGCAAAGGGGTGGACGCTCAGGTGTGCCGAACCTTGGGCATTCAACCCGGTGACGGCTATTCGTAACGGAGGGCCTGAATAGGATCGAGCTTGGCGGCTTTGAAGGCGGGGACCAGGCCGGCCAGCACGCCCACCAGCGCGCTGAACGCAAACGCCAGCGCCATGGAATTCACGGTGATCACAGGCGTGTTTTCCGTCGGCGAGAGCATGGTCAGCATTTCGACCAATCCGTAAGAAGTGATCATCCCGGCCAATCCGCCGATGAGCGCGATCACGACGCTTTCGATGAGAATCTGGATGAAGACATCGACGTGCGTCGCGCCGATGGCCTTGCGGATGCCGATCTCGCGAATGCGTTCGGTGATGCTCGCGAGCATGATGTTCATGATGCCGATGCCGCCGACCAGCAGGCTGATCGCCGCGATGAAGCCGCCGCTCATGCGCGCGTTGCGGATGGCGGTCGTGATGTTCTCGGACCAGTTCTCCTGGGTTTGGAACGAGAAGTCCTCGATTCCTTTGTGCGTGTGCATCATGACGTTTTTGGCCTGCTGCAAGGCCGGCTCCAGCATTTCGATGTCCGCCACTTTGATGTAGAGGCTGGACAGGCGGGGATCGGGAATGCTGTTGGTGCCAAAGCCACCGGAACGAAACTTGATCCACATGGTGTTGAGCGGAATGTAAATCGTGGAATTCTTCATGCCGTACACCCAGCTATTCTGCCCGCTGCCGCGGCCACTGCCCCAGCCCCGGCGGCGTTCCGGCCCGGTCTGGACTTGTTTGGGCTGGTCCTTCTCCAGTTCGCGGAATTTGCGGTCCTGCTCGCTTTCGTAATGCTGGAACATGCCAATGATGCGGAAGGGTTGATTGTTGATGTTGATGGACTGGCCGACAGGGACGATCTCATAGCCCACCTCCTCGGGTGAACCGAAGAGTTGATCGCGAATGCTCGTGCCGATCACACAAACGTTCCAGGCGTTTTCGTCATCGATCTCATTGAACATCCGCCCGTGTTCGACGACGTGCTGGTTCATTTCCAGCGCGGTGGGCCAGGTGCCGATGAGATTGGCCCGTTCGCGGAGCGTTTTCGTGCCGTGCGTGATGAGCGTGCTGCTGCGCCCGCCCCAGCCGCCTCCGGGCGAGACGCGCATTTCCGGTGTCGCGAGCTTGATCAACGGCGCGCTCCGGCGCAGGGCATACACATCGTGGATGGTGCAGCCGACCGCTTGATCTTCGAGGTGGCGCTGGTGCGCGGGGATGTCCTGTTCTTCGATGCGAACCTTCTCCAGACCGCCAATGGCGATGAGGGCCTCTTTCATCCCATTCTCCATGCCTTTGACCAGCGCCGACATCGCGACCAGGCTCGAGACGCCGAGGATGATGCCGAGCATGGTGAGTAACGAGCGGAACTTGTGCGCCCAGATTTCCTTAAAGCCGATGGTGATGGCGTTCAGAAGGTCCATAGTCTCGTAGTCAGCCGATGTAGCGCAGAGTTGCACTCTGCCGTATCGCCGATTTGCAATCGGCGGCGCTCCGGCAAGTTCCAGAGCGCTCGATCTTGGCGGCCGCTTGCGGAATGCAATTCCGCGATACAGCAGATTGAAAATCTGCGCTACGCTTCAGCAAGATTCGAACATCGGCATTCATGCGGCACACAGTCCCGCCAGTTTCGGGTCCGATTGTTTGGCTATTTTTCCATCGCGAATCTCAATGCGCCGGGGCGTCACGGCGGCGATGTCCGGATCGTGCGTGACCAGGGCGATGGTCCGGCCTTCCTGGCTGAGCTTGCGAAACAATTCCAGAATCGCGTGGCCCGTGTGCGAATCCAGGTTTCCGGTGGGCTCGTCCGCGAAAACGATCTTCGGGTTATTGACGAGCGCGCGGGCGATGGCGACACGTTGCTGTTGTCCGCCGGAAAGCTGCATGGGTCGGTGCTTCGAGCGATTTTCCAGACCGACCATTTTAAGCGCATCCAGAGCTCGGTTTCTTCGTTCGCGTCCCGGGAGGCCGCTATAAACCATCGGCAATTCCACGTTCTGCAAGACGCTCAATTTGGGAAGCAGATTGAAGAACTGGAACACGAAGCCAATCTTGCGGTTGCGGATACCCGCCAACTGTTGGGTCGAAGCCCCGTGTATCATGATGCCATCGAGTTGAATCGTTCCTTTCGTCGGCGTGTCGAGGCAGCCGAGGATGTGCATGAGCGTCGATTTCCCGCTGCCGGACGGCCCGATGATGGAGATGAACTCGCCGGCTTGAATGTCGAGCGAGACGTCGTCCAGCGCGCGAATCTCCTCGCCGCCGAGGTGATAGATTTTGCTGACGTTGCGAAGTTCGACCAGGGCCACAGACGTAAGTATCAGGTTGGACGGTTGAGCCGCTCGCAGCGCCAAATCCGAAATCCGAAATCCGAAATCCGAAACAAATCCGAATGGGGTTCTTCGCTATTTTCAGTGGCTGCGTCGTGGATTTCGAACGTCCACTTCCCCCTCACCCTATCCCTCTCCCTCAGGGAGAGGGGAAAAGGCATCACGCGCTGGGAGCAACCCTGGGCGCTCGACTCATCGAAATGCGGAGGTCGCTGCTCCCTCTCCCCAAGGGAGAGGGCCGGGGTGAGGGGGATGAGGATCTCCAGACAGCCAAGAAGTTGGTTACTGGAATCAGCGTGGAATCCCGAACCTACGCATGAGGAATTCAAAACGGTCATACGAGTTTGGTCCGGGTTTTCGATACTCGCCGATTTGGCGCGGCTTGCTCAGCGTCCGAAAGCGGTCGATGTCGTTGGCCGCACGCCGCCCGTGCCGGTTCCGCCTGGACGCGGCGCGCTGCCGGCGCCGGCTGGCGATTGTCGGCGCGGCTCGTTGGCTCCGGTGCTGCCCGGCTTTTGCAGTCCGGCAGGCGCGCCAGACCGCCGCCCGGAATCCCCGCTCCCATCCGACGAGCGAACGCCTGCGATGCCGTCGTTTCGGCCTCCGGACAATCCTGGCGCGGTTCGAAATCCTTTGTCCTCCAGAGAGACGACTTCGCCGGACCGCAAGCCGCTGAGCACTTCAGCGTAATCATAGTCCGCGATCCCCAGTTGGACCGGGCGCCGCTCGAAGGTGTTGTCCTCCTCGGACTTCTTCACAAGCACGAACCGCTCGCCCTGCTCGGTAAACACGGCCGCCAGCGGCACGGCCACGGCGTTCTCTGACGACGCAACCGGGATGGACAAGTTAGCCGTCATGCCCGGTCGAACGCGCGGATCGATTTCCTTCTCGTGGATCCGGACACGAGCCGGGTAGCCTTTGATGCTGTTCTTGATCGTGGACTGCGGCGCCAGGCGTTCGACCACGCCCTTCAGATTCAAGCCGGGCACGGATTCGACCGCGATTCCCACTTCCTGGCCGACACTCAAGCGCGTCACATCAGCCTGGTTCACGTGCGCGTTGACGATCATGTTATTGAGGTCGGCAATGGTCAAAACTTCGGTCCCGCTGTTGAATCCGCCGGAGCCGGATACCGCCTGGCCGACGGAAACGGGGCGCGTCAACACGGTGCAATCGAACGGAGCCTCCACGCGCGTTTTCTTGAGCCGGTCTTCGAGGAGGTTGAGGTTCTTTTGCGCGCGTTCGAGGGAATTCTTGGCCAACTCGAATTCGGTTTTAGTGTCTTCGTACAGCTCTTTGGAGATCAGTTCCGCCTCGTAGAGCTCCTTGGCACGCTGGTAATTCCGCTCGGCCTTTTCCAGTTGAAGTTTGGCGCCGTCGATTTCCGTTTCGCGCGATTGCTTCTCGATCTGGAGATCCGAATCATCCAGGGTGAAGAGGACGTCGCCTTTCTTGACGCGATCCCCCAGATCGACATCGAGCGTCTTGATCCTGCCGTTGATCTCCGGGCGCACGGAAACCTGCTCGGCCGGGCCAATTTCACCGGCGGCGGAGACCTTGAATTGAATGCTGCGCGTCTCGACTACCGCCGTGGTCGGACGGTTGGCCAGGCTGTTTTCGGCCCGGCTTGCGGCCGGTTCCAGGTTGCGCCAGTTGAGCAAAGCCCAGGCGCCGCCCGCGAGAGCGATCGCACCAAGGACAATCCATTTCTTCATGATCAATCTGAATTGAGGCAGCGTTTACGCTACTGCCAAACCGCCTTCGGCGCAATCAATTGCTGCCGAGGGGCACACCAAGAATTGTTGGCCCAGTCAAAGGCGTTTGATGATTTCGTTTGGTGACGCCGAAGGTGTCTCGACCATTTCCGGATAATGCAGACTCGTAAACCGGGCCAAAAATTCATTAAACTGTGCCGGTGAGCATCTGGCTCGAAACCGCTCAGCGGTCCTTGACGGCGGCCAAGACGTTCGTTCGGGAACATTGGCAGTACTTCCTGCGCCTGCGGGAACGGCTCCGGTTCAGTGAGGAAACCTTTCATCTTCTGCTCGCGGGCCTGGTCGGCGTGGTGGGAGGGTTCACCAACCTGCTTTTCTACCTGGCAACCCAGTGGGCGCAGCTCATCAGCTTGCGACGCTCCGGGGATCTGGTCGATATCGCCAATGCGCTTTATCCGCTGGAAAGATTATTCATTCCTTTGTCGGGCGGGCTGGCGGCCGGTTTTATTCTGGGCTGGGGGCTTCGTTGGGTCGGCCCTCAAGGATCGACCAATATCCTGGAAGTGGTCGTCGCCGGGGACGGCAGACTCCCCATGCGCACCGCCCTGATCAAGGCGTTCTCCTCGCTGGTCAGCATCGCCACGGGGGCCTCCATCGGGCGGGAGGGTTCGATCACCCAGCTCACGGCCACGCTGGCCTCGAAAGGCGGCCAACTCGCCGGGTGGCATCCGTATCGGCTCCGATTGATGGTGGCGTGCGGCGTGGCTTCGGGACTGGCGGCGGCCTACAACGCCCCGGTGGCCGGGGCGATCTTTGCCGCGCAGATTGTTTTGGGGAATTTCTCCATGAGCCTGTTTGCGCCGCTGGTTTTTGCGTCCGTGGTCGCCACGATGGTTTCGCGGAGCTTCTTTGGGATCGGTCCGTGGTATCGCGTGCCCGCGTTCGACTTTCCGAGCCTGATCCAGTTGCCGTGGTTTGTAATTCTGGGATCGCTGGCGGGCGTTCTGGGGGCCTCTTTTTTGAAAATGCTGCAGTATAGCGAAGAAGCCTTCGGCAAACTGCGCTGGCCGCTTTCCGGAAAGTTAGCGCTCGGCGGATTCGCCGTGGGCGCATTGGCGGTCTTTGTGCCCGAAGTCTGGGGCAACGGCTACAGCGTCACGAACCGCATTTTGCACGGAGAACTGATCGAAACGCCGTTCCCGATCCTTTTTCTCGCGGGAATCTTCTTCGCCAAGTGGCTGGGCACGGCCATTACGGTGGGATCGGGCGCAGTCGGAGGCGTGTTCACGCCGACGCTCTTTCTGGGGGCAGGGCTGGGAAGTTTGTTCGGCCTGGTGCTTCATCGAATCGGCTGGGCCACGGATCTGGAAGTCGGCGCGTTTGCGCTCGTGGGCATGGGCAGCGTGCTGGCCGCGACGATTCATTCGCCCTTGCTGGCGGTGATCATGATTTTTGAAATCTCGCTGAATTACTCCCTGATGCCGCCGCTCATGCTCGGCTGCGTGGTTGCCACGCTCGTGGCGCGCCGATTCCACGCCGAATCGATCTACACCGAGCCGCTGCGGCGGAAGGGACTCGAAGTCGAACGGGAGAGCCAGCATCTCGGCGCCGCGACCATGCAGACGGTGGGAGATTTGATGCGCGAACCGGTGCGGCCTTTGCGGGACACGGCGACCTTTCGCGAAATCGCGGACCGCTTCCTGACCTGCTCGAATAATTTCCTCCCGGTCGTGGACGGGGATCGGCGGTTGCTGGGCATGGTCGCGCTGCAGGACATGAAGGAGTATCTCAACGCGGGCCAGGAATTGAACAGCGTCATCGCCTTCGACCTGATGCGGCCGCCGCCGCCTGGTCTCACTCCGAATCAGAAACTCCTGGCGGCGCTGCCGATTTTGCTGGCCAGCGAACTGAGGAACATTCCCGTGATCAACAATCCCGCCGAATCGAAATTAGTAGGCAATCTGGTGCGCGCGGAAGCGCTGGCGCTGCTTTCGGAAGCGATCGCCAACCGCACGATGCCGGCGCGGTAGGGTGCCCTGGGAAGCGGCCATAGCCACGGCCCATCCACACGGCCGATGAACCCACCCCTTCCCCTCCCAGGAGGGAAGCTCCGTCCAACGTCCCAAGGCTCAGGTCCCCTCCTGGGAGGGGCGAAGGGGTGGGTCGGTTCATCAGAAGGAGAACACCCCAGTTGTGCGACCTGATGGGACAGCGGAGATTTT
This window contains:
- a CDS encoding sulfatase, producing the protein MNALLKIYGAAVFVAISSWFVQPVVAATKPNVLFMVSDDLAARLACYGDPLVKSPNIDRLAARGVRFDRAYCQFPLCNPSRASFLTGLRPDTIRIYENATHLRETSPRVQTLGQTFMRAGYYVARIGKLYHYGVPAHIGTDSYDDFQSWHYRFNPRGRDRDDEDKIISIQPNATGPGRFGATLSWLAAEGADTEQTDGEGATHAVALLEKLQKQNRPFFLAVGFYRPHTPYVAPQKWFELYPPDRINLPTVPPGYRSTIPKPALPFKPVEDRMTDEQRRLAIQAYHASTSFMDAQVGRVLDALDRLGLARNTIVVFFSDHGYHLYEHGYWQKMSIFENAARVPLILALPDGKNAGQVCPRPVELVDLHATLADLCGVRAPGKLDGKSLRPLLQNPEAAWTKPAITQVARQVERPVTNGIPESTRVKLMGYSIRTERWRYTEWNSGKSGVELYDHERDPQELKNLAQDAAHADVIRELRKQLHRAAPGAGKPLAALAP
- a CDS encoding efflux RND transporter periplasmic adaptor subunit — protein: MKKWIVLGAIALAGGAWALLNWRNLEPAASRAENSLANRPTTAVVETRSIQFKVSAAGEIGPAEQVSVRPEINGRIKTLDVDLGDRVKKGDVLFTLDDSDLQIEKQSRETEIDGAKLQLEKAERNYQRAKELYEAELISKELYEDTKTEFELAKNSLERAQKNLNLLEDRLKKTRVEAPFDCTVLTRPVSVGQAVSGSGGFNSGTEVLTIADLNNMIVNAHVNQADVTRLSVGQEVGIAVESVPGLNLKGVVERLAPQSTIKNSIKGYPARVRIHEKEIDPRVRPGMTANLSIPVASSENAVAVPLAAVFTEQGERFVLVKKSEEDNTFERRPVQLGIADYDYAEVLSGLRSGEVVSLEDKGFRTAPGLSGGRNDGIAGVRSSDGSGDSGRRSGAPAGLQKPGSTGANEPRRQSPAGAGSAPRPGGTGTGGVRPTTSTAFGR
- a CDS encoding ABC transporter permease, with the translated sequence MDLLNAITIGFKEIWAHKFRSLLTMLGIILGVSSLVAMSALVKGMENGMKEALIAIGGLEKVRIEEQDIPAHQRHLEDQAVGCTIHDVYALRRSAPLIKLATPEMRVSPGGGWGGRSSTLITHGTKTLRERANLIGTWPTALEMNQHVVEHGRMFNEIDDENAWNVCVIGTSIRDQLFGSPEEVGYEIVPVGQSININNQPFRIIGMFQHYESEQDRKFRELEKDQPKQVQTGPERRRGWGSGRGSGQNSWVYGMKNSTIYIPLNTMWIKFRSGGFGTNSIPDPRLSSLYIKVADIEMLEPALQQAKNVMMHTHKGIEDFSFQTQENWSENITTAIRNARMSGGFIAAISLLVGGIGIMNIMLASITERIREIGIRKAIGATHVDVFIQILIESVVIALIGGLAGMITSYGLVEMLTMLSPTENTPVITVNSMALAFAFSALVGVLAGLVPAFKAAKLDPIQALRYE
- a CDS encoding ABC transporter ATP-binding protein, which translates into the protein MVELRNVSKIYHLGGEEIRALDDVSLDIQAGEFISIIGPSGSGKSTLMHILGCLDTPTKGTIQLDGIMIHGASTQQLAGIRNRKIGFVFQFFNLLPKLSVLQNVELPMVYSGLPGRERRNRALDALKMVGLENRSKHRPMQLSGGQQQRVAIARALVNNPKIVFADEPTGNLDSHTGHAILELFRKLSQEGRTIALVTHDPDIAAVTPRRIEIRDGKIAKQSDPKLAGLCAA
- a CDS encoding ClcB-like voltage-gated chloride channel protein is translated as MSIWLETAQRSLTAAKTFVREHWQYFLRLRERLRFSEETFHLLLAGLVGVVGGFTNLLFYLATQWAQLISLRRSGDLVDIANALYPLERLFIPLSGGLAAGFILGWGLRWVGPQGSTNILEVVVAGDGRLPMRTALIKAFSSLVSIATGASIGREGSITQLTATLASKGGQLAGWHPYRLRLMVACGVASGLAAAYNAPVAGAIFAAQIVLGNFSMSLFAPLVFASVVATMVSRSFFGIGPWYRVPAFDFPSLIQLPWFVILGSLAGVLGASFLKMLQYSEEAFGKLRWPLSGKLALGGFAVGALAVFVPEVWGNGYSVTNRILHGELIETPFPILFLAGIFFAKWLGTAITVGSGAVGGVFTPTLFLGAGLGSLFGLVLHRIGWATDLEVGAFALVGMGSVLAATIHSPLLAVIMIFEISLNYSLMPPLMLGCVVATLVARRFHAESIYTEPLRRKGLEVERESQHLGAATMQTVGDLMREPVRPLRDTATFREIADRFLTCSNNFLPVVDGDRRLLGMVALQDMKEYLNAGQELNSVIAFDLMRPPPPGLTPNQKLLAALPILLASELRNIPVINNPAESKLVGNLVRAEALALLSEAIANRTMPAR
- a CDS encoding DNA adenine methylase, translated to MKAASDTQRGSNRGNEINGSNGLSATSEFNNRRLIARAKERRSKMIAFGYYGGKFSHLDFILPLLPTYFIHFCEPFGGSAAVLINRPPAPAETYNDLDSEVVNFFRCLRDEGEELVRLISLTPFSREELVKACTPEPGLTALERARRFFVRARQTRTGLAQTSSEGRWAHCVLTSRAGMAGAVSRWLGSVEGLPEIVQRLQRVQIENAPATEIIQRYDSPNTLFYCDPPYPHEARGDAKAYGFEMTDREHADLAEVLHGVRGAVAISGYDCGLMNRLYRGWRRIDADTRLCNSSKGERTESVWLNYDPEPDEDSTNVPGRCQQERYPRLECAG